The following is a genomic window from Paraburkholderia largidicola.
GGACCCGTGCGCGACGCGAGTCGTTGCACGAACCGCTTGATGAGCACGACGACATTTTCGCCGAATCCGACGACGAGCCGGCGGATGCCCGTCGCGATGTCGGGAAACTCCTTGGTCACCTACCGGACAAACAGAGGCTCTCGATCCTGCACGTCAAGTTGCAGGGACTTTCGGTTGCAGAGGCCGCCCAGTTGACAGGGCTATCGGAGTCGGCCGTCAAGGTCAGTATTCACAGGGGACTCAAGGCTCTGGCCGCACACGTCCGGAGAATCGCATGAGAACAGATGATCTTGTCGGATTGCTCTCGACCGGCATAACACCTTTGCGAAGAGGCACCGCAGCCCGTCGCTTCGGCATCTCACTGCCTATCGCCACGCTTGGCGCAACGGCATTAATGGCTATGGTGTTTGGCGTTCGCCCCGATCTGGCCGCCGTCGCCAAGACCCCGATCTTCTGGGAGAAGCTCGCGTTCCCACTATGCCTCGCAATCGGTGCCCTGATTGCGACCGTTCGGCTGGCGCGCCCCGGCGCCAAGGTTGGAGCCGGATGGCCCTTCATGACGACTCCGGTGCTAGTCGTCTGGATCGCTGCAGTCGTGACTGTCGTCACCGCGGCGCCGGAAGACCGGCTGCCTGCGCTACTCGGGCACTCGTGGCGGTCATGTCCGTTCAATATTCTTCTGCTCGCCGTTCCAGGCTTCATCGCCGTATTCTGGGCCGTCAAAGGTCTGGCACCCACGAGCCCACGGCTTGCGGGCGCTGCCTGCGGGCTGCTCGCGAGTTCGATCGCCACAGTCGCGTACTGCTTTCATTGTCCTGAGATGAGTCCGGCGTTCTGGAGCGTTTGGTATGTGGCTGGCATGTTGCTCCCAGCCGCGTTCGGGGCGGTGCTTGGTCCCAAACTCCTTCGCTGGTGAACAACGCTCTGACAATCCGGGCGGCAGTCCTCTGATCAGATGGCTGATGTCGACCACCACAGAAAAAAACAAAACACCACTGTAACCAGACGTCTGTGACCCACGAATTAGATGACGTATCCATCACGGATACCTTCTAATCTCTGGAGAAATGCGATGTCCACAAAAGCCACTGTTAGTTCCACCCTGCTCGCTGGCGTCGTTGCGAGCCTGCTCGCATCAGTCGCCCATGCAGCACCGCTCACAAAAGCGGAAGAAGGCGCAGCCATTGCGGCCCACAAGGAAAAGTGCTACGGCGTCGCACTGAAGGGGCAGAACGATTGCGCCGCCGGTCCCGGCACGACGTGCCAGGGAACGTCGGCAATGGACTTCCAGGGTAACTCGTGGAAGTTCGTTCAAGGCGGCACCTGTACGAGCATCGAAGTGCCGGGCGGTGGCCATGGCTCGCTCACGCCAATAAAGTCCTGAACCTGCCAACGGCTCGATGAACGGGAGCGGCCATGAACGATACCTCAGGAACAATGGCGGTTTGCGACCCTGACTGTTCTAGTGGCGTGACGCGTCGCGCTCAAGCGCCTGTCGGAACGAGTTTCAAGCATGAACACCTGAGCGCGATTCTCGCGGACGGCCTGGAGGATGGCTTCTTCGAAGTTCACGCCGAGAACTATATGGGCGCCGGTGGCCCACCCCACCGGGCGCTTACGGCAATTCGCGAAGCCTACCCGCTCTCCCTTCACGGCGTGTGCATGTCGATCGGCGGACCAGGAGCACTGGACCTCTCGCATCTCGCGCGCTTTCGCGATCTGGTGACGCGCTATGAACCCATGCTGGTGTCCGAACACCTCGCGTGGTCATCACACGGCGGCACATTCTTCAACGACCTCCTGCCGTTGCCGTACACGCAAGCAACGCTCGAGCACGTATGCGAACACATCGATCAGGTCCAGGACGCGATCAAACGCCCCCTCCTTCTTGAGAATCCGTCGACCTATGTCGCGTTCGCATCCTCGACATTGAGCGAAACCGAATTCATCCGCGCAGTCGTTCAGCGTACCGGCTGCGGCCTGTTGCTGGACCTCAACAACGTCTTTGTTTCGGCGACCAATCACGGCTTTTCCGCCGAGGCGTATCTCGCCGGACTACCGCTTGAACAGGTGGGCGAATTGCACCTGGCCGGACATAGCGAGCAGCGCGACGACGAAAACGAACTGCTGCTCATCGATAGCCACGACTGCGCCATCTCCGATCCCGTCTGGCGTCTCTATCGGGATCTCGTTACGCGAATCGGCCCACGGCCTACGCTGATCGAATGGGACAGCAAGCTTCCCGCATGGCCGGTGCTGCGGGCTCAGGCTCTATCCGCGCGGCACATCATGGCGGAACAAGACGTGTCACTCGTCGAGGAGGTCAGCCATGCAGGCTGAACATCCTTCGGGCGGCCACGCCGCCGCGTTTGCACCGGGTTTGACGGACCCATCGATCACCGCGCCTGAGGACGTCACCGCCGGGCCGGGCAAGGGTGTGGTCAAGCGCTACAACGTTTATCGCAACAACGTCACGGTCAGCCTCATCGAGGCGCTGGCCGCCGTCTATCCTGCTATCCAGCGCATCACCGGAGCCGACTTCTTCAGGGCGATGGCCCGTTTCCATCTCCGCGCGACGCCTCCCACTTCGCCGCTGCTGTTCGAGTACGGACGGGACTTTCCCGCGTTCGTCGAATCCTACGAATATGCGCGCGAGATGCCCTGGCTTGCGGATATCGCGCGCATCGAGCGGGCGTGGCTGGATGCCTATCACGCAGCCGACCTGCCTGTGCTCGCCGCCGAGGCGCTAGCCGGGATCGAACCGGCGTCTCTTGCTGACGTCCGTTTCACGCCACACCCGGCCGTGCGAGTGGTGCGCTCACGCTATCCCGCCGTGGCCATCTTCGCGACCAACCGGAACGACGGTCCCATTACGCCGCTGCGCTCAAGCGAAGCGGAGGACGCACTCGTGACGCGACCCGAAGATGAGGTGCTGGTAT
Proteins encoded in this region:
- a CDS encoding sigma-70 family RNA polymerase sigma factor encodes the protein MKTLFVAGLAGNASEYRSFLSELTRHLRGYLRKRIPQLHDDVEDLVQDILLAVHNARHTYRPDEPLTAWVHAIARYKLMDFFRTRARRESLHEPLDEHDDIFAESDDEPADARRDVGKLLGHLPDKQRLSILHVKLQGLSVAEAAQLTGLSESAVKVSIHRGLKALAAHVRRIA
- a CDS encoding DUF1109 domain-containing protein produces the protein MRTDDLVGLLSTGITPLRRGTAARRFGISLPIATLGATALMAMVFGVRPDLAAVAKTPIFWEKLAFPLCLAIGALIATVRLARPGAKVGAGWPFMTTPVLVVWIAAVVTVVTAAPEDRLPALLGHSWRSCPFNILLLAVPGFIAVFWAVKGLAPTSPRLAGAACGLLASSIATVAYCFHCPEMSPAFWSVWYVAGMLLPAAFGAVLGPKLLRW
- a CDS encoding BufA1 family periplasmic bufferin-type metallophore, with the translated sequence MSTKATVSSTLLAGVVASLLASVAHAAPLTKAEEGAAIAAHKEKCYGVALKGQNDCAAGPGTTCQGTSAMDFQGNSWKFVQGGTCTSIEVPGGGHGSLTPIKS
- the bufB gene encoding MNIO family bufferin maturase is translated as MAVCDPDCSSGVTRRAQAPVGTSFKHEHLSAILADGLEDGFFEVHAENYMGAGGPPHRALTAIREAYPLSLHGVCMSIGGPGALDLSHLARFRDLVTRYEPMLVSEHLAWSSHGGTFFNDLLPLPYTQATLEHVCEHIDQVQDAIKRPLLLENPSTYVAFASSTLSETEFIRAVVQRTGCGLLLDLNNVFVSATNHGFSAEAYLAGLPLEQVGELHLAGHSEQRDDENELLLIDSHDCAISDPVWRLYRDLVTRIGPRPTLIEWDSKLPAWPVLRAQALSARHIMAEQDVSLVEEVSHAG
- a CDS encoding HvfC/BufC N-terminal domain-containing protein, which produces MQAEHPSGGHAAAFAPGLTDPSITAPEDVTAGPGKGVVKRYNVYRNNVTVSLIEALAAVYPAIQRITGADFFRAMARFHLRATPPTSPLLFEYGRDFPAFVESYEYAREMPWLADIARIERAWLDAYHAADLPVLAAEALAGIEPASLADVRFTPHPAVRVVRSRYPAVAIFATNRNDGPITPLRSSEAEDALVTRPEDEVLVSRLPAGGAAFLTHLLEGASLGEAVAAAFQEAPSFDIQGNLAGMLSAGVFTGIRHGD